A single window of Crassostrea angulata isolate pt1a10 chromosome 8, ASM2561291v2, whole genome shotgun sequence DNA harbors:
- the LOC128161715 gene encoding uncharacterized protein LOC128161715, with product MDSEQRKRITSNITFLKERLGYMDPILDRLVEKNVLTMEQRERIEKVQPPTPHKKFNEFIQFLLASPDPGTFPSFIASLEDERYFNIVERLQKDVPGRKSVSRDTYVRPQTSVSRPNTAVVTQKQTSESAVSAVPERVVRSKTSVYRQPAYHLVDDETDTTTSDSPVPQSPSPVNRPRTSNNHDPHYGGAKIADRVTVAVGHMFAEFSGKLTNDLLDGFERRRHEERIDMEIRIEKKIDHVIEKRVDEKLAVFKQEWEQEKANYLEGNQMALNSLQDSIERLQSYQDEYILLKQKYEQLQSTHSQMREKENERWQKLSTLNKDNNTLKNEGEVLRGQIIELRDRVQELESDNRVLKDNEIQDQCKINQLVADKEDLLSELERTEREKMDLKMRVDSLSREIEKLLNNQQERASQEDKAYQDALRKQNDRLDELYKVVQALSDRDRQTRNLFIGGSSMSKAIRSAARPPK from the exons ATGGATTCAGAGCAAAGGAAGAGAATCACTTCGAATATAACTTTTCTGAAGGAACGGCTGGGTTACATGGACCCCATTTTGGACCGTTTGGTCGAGAAGAATGTGTTGACAATGGAACAGAGAGAGAGGATAGAGAAAGTACAGCCTCCCACTCCACACAAGAAATTCAACGAGTTCATACAGTTCTTGCTGGCGTCTCCGGATCCGGGAACGTTTCCTTCTTTTATCGCATCCCTAGAGGACGAGCGATATTTCAACATTGTGGAAAGATTGCAAAAAGACG TCCCGGGAAGAAAGAGTGTGTCACGTGACACTTACGTCAGGCCTCAGACCAGCGTATCTCGCCCCAATACAGCCGTGGTGACGCAAAAGCAGACCTCGGAATCCGCCGTA TCTGCAGTTCCGGAAAGAGTCGTTCGATCAAAGACTTCCGTATACAGACAGCCTGCGTACCACCTGGTCGATGACGAAACGGACACGACTACGTCAGATTCTCCCGTTCCACAGAGCCCGTCTCCAGTCAACCGCCCGAGGACCTCCAACAACCATGACCCACACTACGGAGGGGCCAAGATCGCGGACAGGGTCACGGTCGCTGTGGGTCACATGTTTGCGGAGTTCAGTGGGAAGCTGACCAATGATCTCCTGGACGGTTTTGAGAGAAGGCGACACGAGGAGCGAATCGATATGGAAATTCGAATCGAGAAAAAAATCGACCACGTGATCGAAAAACGAGTCGACGAGAAACTGGCGGTGTTTAAGCAAGAATGGGAGCAGGAGAAGGCAAACTACTTGGAAGGCAACCAGATGGCGCTTAACTCTCTTCAGGACAGCATTGAGAGACTGCAGTCGTACCAAGATGAGTATATCCTGCTGAAACAGAAATACGAACAGTTGCAGTCGACGCACTCCCAGATGCGCGAGAAGGAAAATGAAAGATGGCAGAAGCTATCAACGCTCAACAAAGATAACAACACCTTGAAGAACGAAGGTGAGGTACTGCGAGGTCAGATCATTGAGCTCAGGGACCGCGTCCAGGAACTGGAGAGCGACAACCGGGTCCTTAAGGACAACGAGATCCAGGACCAGTGTAAGATCAACCAACTGGTGGCCGACAAAGAGGACCTGCTATCGGAGCTGGAGAGAACCGAACGGGAGAAGATGGATTTGAAAATGAGAGTCGACTCTCTATCACGCGAGATCGAAAAGCTTCTGAACAACCAACAAGAGCGTGCCAGTCAAGAGGACAAGGCTTACCAAGATGCACTACGAAAACAAAATGACCGACTTGATGAATTGTACAAGGTCGTGCAGGCTCTTTCCGATCGGGATCGGCAAACAAGAAATTTGTTTATTGGCGGTTCTTCCATGTCGAAAGCCATCAGATCAGCTGCGAGGCCTCCTAAATAA